The sequence ATCCGTCCGAACTGGTTGGTTACGAGGAGAGCCCCAAAAAGCAGGAGCAAGATTCCCGAGCCGATCTCGACGGCGCGCAGGTACCCCTTGGCCTTCCTGAAGAATCCCAGGAACCTTCGGAAGAAGACGGCCGACAAGAGCAGAGGAACACCCAATCCGGCGCTGAAAAGAAGGAGCAAGATCACCCCCTGGCGAACGGTTTCCTTCTGGGAAGCGAGGGCCAACACTCCGGCAAGTAGGGGGCCGATGCAGGGCGACCACGCGATTCCAAAAAGGCCGCCCGCAAACAAAATCCAAACGAGCCCCGACCGCTTCCGACCCACTTGAAACTTGCGTTCGGTGAGGAGGAAGGGGATCTTGATCAGGCCGGTCATCTGGAGGCCCAGCAGGCCCAGCACCCCGCCGGCAACGATCCGGAGGAGATCCTGGTGGCTCCGCAGCGCCTGGCCGACGGCCGTCGCCGAGGCCCCCATGATCGTAAAGATGGCGGAGAACCCCACGACAAATACCGCGACCCTGAAGACCAGATTCGCAAGGGCGCGACGATCCTCGCCTCCCTCTGAATGGATCTCCAGCACCGACATGCCCGCGATGAATGAAAGAAAGCCCGGCAAGATCGGGAGGAAACATGGGGAGACAAACGACAGAAAGCCCATGAGAACTGCCGAGCCCGCGTCGACCATACTGACACCCATCAGAGAATGGTATCAAATCGGCTCTGCTGAGCCAAAAGCCGCCTCAAAATGGAGCGGGGCCACCCGGCCCCGCTCGACCTGCTATCTCGATGGCTGTTCCCTACTGCTGCGCCTTCAGGCTCTTGAACTTCTCCGTCAGCTCCGGAATCACCTTGAAGGCATCTCCGACGATGCCGTAGTCGGCCACCTCGAAGATCGGCGCATCGCCGTCCCGATTGACCGCCACGATGACCTTCGAGTCCTTCATTCCGGCCACATGCTGGATCGCTCCGGAAATGCCGAACGCGATGTAAAGCGTTGGAGCCACGGTCTTGCCCGTCTGGCCGACCTGCCAATCGTTCGGCACCCAGCCTGCATCCACCACTGCGCGCGTCGCACCTATCGCGGCGCCGAGGACGTCGGCCAACGGTTCCATCAGCTTCTTGAAATCTTCCGGAGTCTTGAGCCCCCGTCCGCCGGAGACCACGACACCGGCATCCACGAGTTCGGGGCGCTCACTCTTGATCGCCTGGAACTCTTTGAACGATGCCCCGTTCGACGCGGGGGAACCCGGATCCGACTTCTCCACGGGGGCCTTCGATCCGGCTTTTCCCGGCGCGGCAAAGGCTGTGGTTCGAACCGTCAGGAGGACGGGTTGACCCTCGAGCTGAACGGTAGCGATCACATTTCCAGCGTACATCGGTCGCTTGAACACCTTCCCCGACTGGCCGGACACCACTTCCATCACTTCCGTAGCCAGAGGGGCCTTTAGCTTCGTCGCCACTCGCGGCAGGCAATCCTTCCCAAACGAATCGGCCGGCGCGATCAGCGCCTTAGCGCCGGTCTTCTTGACCAGTTCGCCCAGCGCCGAGGCATACGCCTCTCCAAGATAGTCCTTCAATGAGGGGCCATCTACAGCCACAACCTTGGAGGGTCCGAACCCGGCCAGCTCATCCGCGGCACCCGAGATATTCGAGCCCATGACCACGCCCACCGCCGGCACGCCCAGTTCCTTGGCCAGGATCTGAGCGGCCCCCAACGCAGAGAGCGTCGATTTCTTCAGTTTTCCATCCTGCTGACCTACAACGGCTAGTACGCACGACATGGTTAAATCACCCTCGCTTCGTTCTTGAGTTTGTCGATGAGCTGATCCACCGATTCCAGCTTCACGCCCCCCTTCCGTTTCGGAGGGGCTTCCATCTTGAGGACCTTGACTTTCGGGGCGAGGGAAATCCCCAACCCTGAAATGTTCAACTCCTGGATCGGCTTGCTGCGCGCCTTCATGATACCGGGAAGCGAAGCGTACCTCGGCTGATTCAGTCGCAGGTCCGCGGTGATCACGGCCGGGAGCTGGATCACCTTGACCTCCAAGCCGCCATCCACCTCGCGCGTGACCGTGGCCGACTTCGCATCCGCCGCGACCTCGACCTTTGACGCGAAACACGCCTGAGGATAGCCAAGGTACTCGGCCAGCGATTGCGCCACCTGATTGGAGTCGTCGTCAATCGCCTGCTTGCCCATGACGATCAGGTCCGGCTTCTCATTCTGAACGACCTTCTGGAGGATCTGGGCCACACTATCCGGATCGAGAGGCGATTCCTCCACCACCAGGATGCCGCGGTCGGCCCCCATGGCGAGCCCCGTGCGGATCTGCTCCGTGGAGACCTTCGGGCCGACGCTGACGAGAACGATTTCCGAACCCGACACCTTTTCCTTGATCCGGATGGATTCCTCGATGGCGATCTCGTCGAATGGATTGATGACGAACTTGACGTTCTCCGTGACGATCCCCGAACCGTCCGGCTTGACCTTGATCTTGGTTTCGGGGTCCGGGACCCGCTTCACCGTTGTGAGTATCTTCACATTGCACCTACCCTTTCAGCATACTCGCCGCCTGGTACGAACCGGCTTCCACCGCTCTACGAGACCCCCCTCATCGAGCGTGCGGTTTCGTCCCGGCGCGATGCCGTTGCCACCTTGCTCGCAGGCCCTGCCCGCCTGCTCTTCTTTCGTGGCACCATGACGCATTCCCTTGGTGCATTCCCTTGGTGCCGGGCCGACTTTTACCAAAACCCCCGGCAGCTTGCAAGGGCGGGTCTCGGTCGGTCCCGAGTTGGAGCTTGAACTTTTTTTCACACCTCCCTAGACTCCATCGGAGGATGGGCTGTTCAAGAACCTTGGGACACAAGATCCTCCCCCACGCTGCGGGGCATGCCCGATGAAGCTCCTCGCCATCGGAGCACACCCGGACGACATCGAGTTCGGCTGCGCCGGCGCCCTCATCAAGTTCCGGAAGCAGCAGGAGGCCGAAGTCTACCTCATGATCATGACGGCCGGAGAGAAGGGCGGCAACGCGGATATCCGCAAGAAGGAGCAGATGGAAGCCGCCCGCATCATCGGCGCGAAAGAAGTCTTCTGGGGTGATTTTCACGACACGGAGGTCACGAACAGCCGCGAGGCCATCGGCACGATCGAGAACGTCATCCGGGAGGTGAAACCCGATTGGGTCTTCACCAACCATCCGAACGATACGCATCAAGATCACCGAAACCTGGCGCTCAACATGGTGACCGCCACCCGCTTTATTCCGCGCGTGCTGTTCTTTGAAAGTATGACGAGCGTGGAATTCAGTCCGACGGTGTTCGTGGACCTCGAATCCACCATCGAAGAGAAGCTCAAAGCGCTGGGCGCCCATCGCTCGCAGGTGGAGCGGACGAATATCGCCGGACTCTCCGCCATCGAGATCTCCCGTTCGACCGCCGTGTCGAGAGGCATCCAAGGCCGCAGCCGATTCGCGGAAGGCTTCGTTCCGCTCCGGTATGTTCTCTAGCCCTCACACCGCCGCCTCATCGTGACGCGACTGACCGGCCGGATCTCCGTCCTCATCCAACCCGCGATGATCGTTGTGATGGGGATGCTCCTGCCCTATTGGCTGAGAGAGCTTACGGATCCCTCGGGCTGGCAGCGGGCGACCATCATTTTCGCCTTTGCCTTCGCCTGCACGGTGCTTCTGGTCCCCATGGTGAAACTCGTCGCCGACCGCCTCCATGTGGTCGACGAGCCAGACGAACGCAAAGTCCACACCGTCTCCACTCCGCTTTGGGGCGGCTTCGCCATCTATGTCGCCATGATCGCCGCCATCTATCTCGTGGGGATCTACTACCCCCGCATCCGATGGCTCATCATGGCCCTCACCCTCCTCACGTTCACAGGCATGCTGGATGACTACCGGGGCGTTTCCGCGCTGACTCGGCTGATCGTGCAAGGCCTGGCGACCGCTCTGGTGATCCACGGTGATGTGGTCCTCACCTTCCTTCCCAACACGTGGTGGGGAGTGAGCTTGGAATATGCCTTGACAGCCCTGTGGATCATCGGGCTTACCAACGCGTTTAATTTCCTCGACGGGTACGACGGGCTAGCCGCCGGCCTGACGCTCGTAGCCGCCTTCGCCATGGGAGCCATCGGGCTGAAAGTCGGGTCTCTCGGCTACGCGCAGATTGCCTTCGCTCTCGCCGGAGGCTGTCTCGGATTCCTGCTGTTCAACTTCAAAATGCGCAGCCGGGCCGAGATTTTCCTGGGCGATGGAGGCAGCACGCTTCTCGGCTTCTCCATCGCCTCCCTGGCCGTGATGGGGTCCTGGGCTGAGGATCAGTGGGTCTCGCTCAGCATTCCGCTGATCATTCTTTTTGCCCCGATCTACGACATGTTTCTCATTACGGTCGGGCGGATCTATTCCGGGAAGGTCCATTCGTTCAGGGAGTGGATCGAGTACACCGGAAAAGATCACTTCCACCACCGAGTCGTCAACCTTCTTGGAAATGCGCGCCGGGGCGTCACCGCCATCTGGCTCCTGACCGCACTGGTCGGCATCGACGGCTACATTCTGATTGATTCGCCGCTCTCGGACGCCTTGTTGATCGTGGGCAAGTATGTTATGGTCTTCGCCGTTCTGACGTGGGTTTTCATCCTGCGTGAGAGACATGAGAAGGCGGTTGCTGCCCTAGGCGAAAAGCAGACCCCATCCG comes from Nitrospirota bacterium and encodes:
- a CDS encoding redoxin domain-containing protein, coding for MGVSMVDAGSAVLMGFLSFVSPCFLPILPGFLSFIAGMSVLEIHSEGGEDRRALANLVFRVAVFVVGFSAIFTIMGASATAVGQALRSHQDLLRIVAGGVLGLLGLQMTGLIKIPFLLTERKFQVGRKRSGLVWILFAGGLFGIAWSPCIGPLLAGVLALASQKETVRQGVILLLLFSAGLGVPLLLSAVFFRRFLGFFRKAKGYLRAVEIGSGILLLLFGALLVTNQFGRISSKLEFLNSVVERFNPGLAAGPEGADGTAAVRKEKFDLSQTFYTLEGQAVRASDLAGRLTLFNFFATWCGPCRLETPELVKLYEKYRERGFSVVAIAEDSEMEEIENFIEEFDISYPVVVDKEGKVGDKLGLIGLPASYLVDEKGTILRLWPGQVRENDLERAIEKALPRGEPPPAGLIPTSQ
- a CDS encoding electron transfer flavoprotein subunit alpha/FixB family protein, encoding MSCVLAVVGQQDGKLKKSTLSALGAAQILAKELGVPAVGVVMGSNISGAADELAGFGPSKVVAVDGPSLKDYLGEAYASALGELVKKTGAKALIAPADSFGKDCLPRVATKLKAPLATEVMEVVSGQSGKVFKRPMYAGNVIATVQLEGQPVLLTVRTTAFAAPGKAGSKAPVEKSDPGSPASNGASFKEFQAIKSERPELVDAGVVVSGGRGLKTPEDFKKLMEPLADVLGAAIGATRAVVDAGWVPNDWQVGQTGKTVAPTLYIAFGISGAIQHVAGMKDSKVIVAVNRDGDAPIFEVADYGIVGDAFKVIPELTEKFKSLKAQQ
- a CDS encoding electron transfer flavoprotein subunit beta/FixA family protein, whose protein sequence is MKILTTVKRVPDPETKIKVKPDGSGIVTENVKFVINPFDEIAIEESIRIKEKVSGSEIVLVSVGPKVSTEQIRTGLAMGADRGILVVEESPLDPDSVAQILQKVVQNEKPDLIVMGKQAIDDDSNQVAQSLAEYLGYPQACFASKVEVAADAKSATVTREVDGGLEVKVIQLPAVITADLRLNQPRYASLPGIMKARSKPIQELNISGLGISLAPKVKVLKMEAPPKRKGGVKLESVDQLIDKLKNEARVI
- a CDS encoding PIG-L family deacetylase, with product MKLLAIGAHPDDIEFGCAGALIKFRKQQEAEVYLMIMTAGEKGGNADIRKKEQMEAARIIGAKEVFWGDFHDTEVTNSREAIGTIENVIREVKPDWVFTNHPNDTHQDHRNLALNMVTATRFIPRVLFFESMTSVEFSPTVFVDLESTIEEKLKALGAHRSQVERTNIAGLSAIEISRSTAVSRGIQGRSRFAEGFVPLRYVL
- a CDS encoding undecaprenyl/decaprenyl-phosphate alpha-N-acetylglucosaminyl 1-phosphate transferase, coding for MTRLTGRISVLIQPAMIVVMGMLLPYWLRELTDPSGWQRATIIFAFAFACTVLLVPMVKLVADRLHVVDEPDERKVHTVSTPLWGGFAIYVAMIAAIYLVGIYYPRIRWLIMALTLLTFTGMLDDYRGVSALTRLIVQGLATALVIHGDVVLTFLPNTWWGVSLEYALTALWIIGLTNAFNFLDGYDGLAAGLTLVAAFAMGAIGLKVGSLGYAQIAFALAGGCLGFLLFNFKMRSRAEIFLGDGGSTLLGFSIASLAVMGSWAEDQWVSLSIPLIILFAPIYDMFLITVGRIYSGKVHSFREWIEYTGKDHFHHRVVNLLGNARRGVTAIWLLTALVGIDGYILIDSPLSDALLIVGKYVMVFAVLTWVFILRERHEKAVAALGEKQTPSVRLIAGRGVRKEAK